The Candidatus Poribacteria bacterium region ATCAAAACGGAAGCGTTATCAAACCTAGAAAAGGGCCCCTCAATACCCATGAAATTATAGGGCAGGGCCCTCTCATAAGTCATTATCTCACGAGTTTCACGATCTTCTGCCTGTCCTTATTGACCACCCTTGCGGACAGGAAGATATCGTGCGGGAAGTCCCTCCCACGGTCCAGAACTTGATACTCCATCCTTCCTATTTCGAACCATTCCTCGGTGAGCTTAATGGCTATACTCGTGTCGAACGGCTTGCATGAGAAGACGTCCACGCTCAGGTAGAGCTTTTCGGGGAAGGTATGGATGCTGATGTGACTTTC contains the following coding sequences:
- the speD gene encoding adenosylmethionine decarboxylase, with product MKKGFGPHLILDGYECNREKLSDLDFIYRFLDVLPEKIEMSKIAPPYVTRYTAGKPEDWGISGFVIIAESHISIHTFPEKLYLSVDVFSCKPFDTSIAIKLTEEWFEIGRMEYQVLDRGRDFPHDIFLSARVVNKDRQKIVKLVR